GCATGGGGTTCTGCGTGCTGCACAACATACTGGACGGCTCGGCCGGTGCGGAACCGGAGCAGTGCGAGCGCGACTTCCCGAACATTGTGCGCTGTATGGCGGACGGGCGGAATCATGTGCCGTGCTGCGTGGAGAAGGGCATACCGGACCTCTGTCAGGATATGTGCCGCGGAGAGTATACGCCCTTTACCGATCTGCTGAAGTCGCGCGTGTCCTGCGTACAGCACACGCTGCCGGGGCTGCAGTGCATCCTGGACAACATCCAGCGGCTACCGTCCGAGCCACAATCCGTCTCGGTGGAACCACTGACGGAGCGTTCGCTGCAGGTTAGCTGGCAAGCACCGGAAAAGTTGACCGCCAGCGTAAAGTACTACCAGATCAATGCAACCCGGCTGCATGCGTTCGATCAGGACTTTCTGGCGAACGCTACGGACACGAAGGATGGATTGGTCACGCTGCAAGTTTCAGCCGATCAGACGACGGCCGTTCTGTCGAACCTGTCGCCCTTCACGATGTACACCGTCACTGTGAGTGCGCATAACGATCACGGTTCCAGCTTGCCCAGTATGCGCATTCGTGCCCTTACACTGGAGGGTGGTGTCGTCAGCAAGCAGACCAGTGTCGCCGTCGTACCGGTACTTCCAGGTAAGatgataaacatttttaacGTTGCGATTGTTCGAACTCAATTCAAGGCGATTCAGGTTGTGCCTAATCTGATCTATTTCGGAACGTCATCCACGCGTTCGTAGCAGGGTGTTACTCAATTCCATAATGAAGTTGTAGGAACGAAGGTTCAATGTCTCACTAACCGCTCTGCTTCAAGTACTTGGAACAATTTGGCACTAATGGTAGAGTCATGTTCCGGGCGTGTACGTGAGAAGTGACGATGTTACAAATGGTACAAAAAGAAGGAGGCAAACGACAAATCACCATCAATATTACTGGTCACTGCTCCGGTAACTCCATCATGTGAAGTAGTGAACGAAACGACGCCATGTCTCCGAACACCAACGGACGAAACCATCAAATcacagcaaaaagaaacccaTTCCCCCCACTGTCTTACTTCGCTACATAAActgttaaacattttatttcacaaaaaaaactcccctcGAACCTCTCCATCGAAGGCACGTATTGACGGGATGGGATGGACGACATGACTTTTGCATTCTACCGTACTGTGGCACAAGTCGGGTGCGAAACCGGAAGATAAACATGCGAAACATAGGGCACCGGGCCGAATGCAGCGGCAAAGGGTCGATCGATTATTTATCCATTTTTAAGCGTTCGCTCCGTCCGCTTTATTCTTGTTGCTGTAGCGGTGTAGGAACCCCTGCTGCCCTGCTATCGTTAGTGGGCTCATACCGAGCTACCGATGATTAGCCAATCGATAAGCTAGATTCCGaaggaaaatatattttccctCTCGCTTGCCTTCGGCCCCACACCCGTTACGTAGTTGGTACACAATTTATGCtttaataatttttgtatgaatttcATTCCCTTTTGGGAGAACTGTGagggtttttctttcgctacTGATCCTAATAGACATTTATCCTTTTGAGAGAGGGAGGCTTACATTAACGACTCGTCCTACTTCTaaacaacatttaaaatttcagTATGCCATGAAACGAATATGGTGGGTGGAGCAAGGGAtgagaaaaatcaataaataatcaGCTTTATCGCGATATTGATTGATGGAAAATGGGAGCTAACAgaaaactttttattttgacaAATTCGTCCCAAATTCCTTTGTGTATTTTCATGCGCAGAAACGTCACCAAAAAAGTGTTCCattattaaaacaacattCTTGACAAAGTTACTgttaaatattattcaacggtcGCTTCGATTGCGATTGTCGGCTTCGAGCGTTTGActgtagagggcgccaccTCGCGCGGTGAAACCGATCGAACCGAGTGTATATGAGTTCAGAGGATTAATGACTCGGTAGAAAGCGGACTCGATAAAACAATCGATAGACATGCGAAgtgcttcttgttttttttatcattttcatgttttattgcaaTAGCAACCGTtgtattaatgattttttattcgAATGTTCCAGATGTACGTGGTTGTTGCATGAAGAAAGGTATCACACATCGCACCTGTCTGGAGAAGATGTGCGATCCAGTAAAGGCCGACTTTACCGAGGTACCGGATCTGATGGTTTGCGCACCGTGGGCTAACATCACCTTTGCCTGCCTGGCGAACAACATCGACCATACGCCGTGCTGTAAGAGCCGTGGAATACCCGAAGGATGTCTTTCGTTCTGTTCCGGCACCGTCAAAGCGATCAACTTCAACTACTTCAAATGTCTCCAGTACATGTCCGAGTACAGTAGCTGTCTGCTGCAGGGGTACGGTGTGCTTTCGGGTCCTCCCTCAAAGCTGAAAGCCCCACTGATAGCCAGCCATTTTGTGGTGTTGGAATGGAAACCACCCAAGATTCTGCCAGATACGGTCACCGCGTACCATCTGCACCTCCGCAAACTGGGCAGTGGCGAGGAGTACACCGTGCTGGAGAAAGATCAAGCCCCGGTGATTGTGGAGGATCTGGAAGCGTTCACCTACTACGAAGCGTTTGTTGTGGCGGTGAATGCGCACGGCAAGGGTGGTCCCTCACCTCGCTTGGTGTTCCAAACGAAGCGCGATATGCTGATGGAACCGGCCCACACACACTACAACATATCGGCTTGTTGTCACGCCTCTGGTTTGTTACCGCAGTGTGCTCCACTCTGCAGCTACGATGCCAAAATGTCCGACATTCAGAAGTTGGGCAACACATGCCGCGGGCAGATTGGAACTATTGTGCGCTGTAGTGCTGGTGGACGAGACCACACATCCTGCTGCAATCGTCGGGCAGTTCCACCCAAATGTCAATCGCTTTGTCGCGGTGTTATTACGAGCTCGCCTGCCGATTGTTTGCCATTTGCGGGTAACATTATACAGTGCTTTGAGGAGGGCATTGGACACATTCCGGCACCGGTTGAGGATCTGCACGTTACATCCGTGACGAACACTTCCATTTCGCTTGCCTGGGTACCGTCGGAAATGGATGCAAACAATACGGCCAATAAACCATCCGATTATCTGGTCCAGTACGGTAAGGTGAACAACATGACTATGTACGAGACGGTGATAAAGTTGGAACATGTAAGTAATCGAGATTCTATCTGCATTGTGGACAACTCTCTTCTAAGTTGCTTTATTCAATCTCAATCAGGAACTCAACACTACCGAAACGGATATAGAGCTGAAAGATCTCGAACCGAAGGCGCTCTATCGCATTACAGTCGTATCCCGCGGCGACCATGGCACGTCTCTACCCTCGTCTATGCTTCTGATCAACACCTCCCGGACGGATTCAGCCAGCACGGTTTACGGTGCACCATCTCCGCCCCACTCGCTGGCAGTTTCGGCCCACAGTGCGACCTGGATCACGGTGTCCTGGCAGCCGCCAGAGTTTTCCCATCCACACGAGAGCATCACCTACCGGGTGATACACAAGGTGGCTAATAACTACACCGTGATCGACACGCGGCTTCTGTGGGTGCGGGTGAACAATCTGCTCCCAAACACACAGCACATCGTGTACGTGGTGGCGATTGGGTCCAAGGGAACCAGCCTACCGTCCGAAACGCTCGTAGCGTGGACGGATCCCGCCTTACCCGCTTACGTTGATGTAAGTCATGCGTTGGTTTGTTACCAAGCGAGCAAATAATCTCTGCAATGTTCGCTCTTCTTAACAGCCTCCCACCGTACACCCTTCGGACATCATCTCCGAAGGTGGATCCATGACGATCCTCTGCCTAGCAATGGGAAATCCAGCTCCAACGATCTCACTCTACGTCGGAGGACATCTGGTGAGGCAGGATACTTCACGGCACATGATTACCGTGATCCACAATGTCACGACGGATATGGAACACATTTCCTGTTATGCCGACAACGGTTACGGCATCCCAATGCAGGCTGCCAAGAAGGTCAACATTAGCTGTAAGTAGTGCTAGCTTTGCGTCTCAAGAAGAACCTCCTAACCTCGTTTTCGTCCTGCAGTTGCTCCTCGTATACAGGCCTCGGGTATAACGGTGGCATCGGTGGGGGAGTCGGTTGATCTGAAGTGTACCATCCGTGCCCGTCCCATTCCAAAAACCATGTTCTGGCGGGATCACGACGGACGCGTTCCAGTGATACAGGGTGGCAATTACGATATGTCCATGAAGAACGATGTTGATGTAAGTGTTCCTGGGAGATGTGTTCCGTTACTATCCACTACTTCTTACACGTCCCCTTTACGTTCTCACACAGGACAACTCGCTGTACGTGATGACACTGACGATCGCTAAGCTTGGCTCGCAGGATGTTGGCGATTACTTCTGCCATGCGGAGAATGCGTTGGGTTCGTCGACGAGAGCCG
The Anopheles moucheti chromosome 2, idAnoMoucSN_F20_07, whole genome shotgun sequence genome window above contains:
- the LOC128303133 gene encoding Ig-like and fibronectin type-III domain-containing protein 1, whose amino-acid sequence is MAMASDHVRYLMLLLVVLLGDAGQAADPVGTGGPAMVHVGEDALLTCVVMTPFNNDTVLWRKGPHEILSAGMNRVTGDKRISVLHDDSPKGRTPLGGDVWVLLIKETRLNDSDVYVCEVNSDPIVRSFHPLTVTTTASSSASPGQSTSPETVTSEEDESSDMYTDSEEEVSQDGVPLVTHDFTDCCHANNVSEACMGFCVLHNILDGSAGAEPEQCERDFPNIVRCMADGRNHVPCCVEKGIPDLCQDMCRGEYTPFTDLLKSRVSCVQHTLPGLQCILDNIQRLPSEPQSVSVEPLTERSLQVSWQAPEKLTASVKYYQINATRLHAFDQDFLANATDTKDGLVTLQVSADQTTAVLSNLSPFTMYTVTVSAHNDHGSSLPSMRIRALTLEGGVVSKQTSVAVVPVLPDVRGCCMKKGITHRTCLEKMCDPVKADFTEVPDLMVCAPWANITFACLANNIDHTPCCKSRGIPEGCLSFCSGTVKAINFNYFKCLQYMSEYSSCLLQGYGVLSGPPSKLKAPLIASHFVVLEWKPPKILPDTVTAYHLHLRKLGSGEEYTVLEKDQAPVIVEDLEAFTYYEAFVVAVNAHGKGGPSPRLVFQTKRDMLMEPAHTHYNISACCHASGLLPQCAPLCSYDAKMSDIQKLGNTCRGQIGTIVRCSAGGRDHTSCCNRRAVPPKCQSLCRGVITSSPADCLPFAGNIIQCFEEGIGHIPAPVEDLHVTSVTNTSISLAWVPSEMDANNTANKPSDYLVQYGKVNNMTMYETVIKLEHELNTTETDIELKDLEPKALYRITVVSRGDHGTSLPSSMLLINTSRTDSASTVYGAPSPPHSLAVSAHSATWITVSWQPPEFSHPHESITYRVIHKVANNYTVIDTRLLWVRVNNLLPNTQHIVYVVAIGSKGTSLPSETLVAWTDPALPAYVDPPTVHPSDIISEGGSMTILCLAMGNPAPTISLYVGGHLVRQDTSRHMITVIHNVTTDMEHISCYADNGYGIPMQAAKKVNISFAPRIQASGITVASVGESVDLKCTIRARPIPKTMFWRDHDGRVPVIQGGNYDMSMKNDVDDNSLYVMTLTIAKLGSQDVGDYFCHAENALGSSTRAVSVRIRNTAASSNISECCAAQNVSAACMSACSFYIDIESVIDRPECIVDFDKLMRCAADGSDHRGCCASKDVPRRCLNWCRGEPITPPGICALQHTRTIVGCFQENRDRLPGPPQNLKVQVLSDEEVLIRWDPPAKNPSTVEGYRVFWHDLEPVTDNLSNVINGLATSRLDAKETSIKLEGLKPNVMYELVIKAGNHLGASVLSEPLRFTLGDQHITSASHGTNAGVVSGIIAGLLAIILAIAAIFVVKRGRFGPKQANGGVAFENPSYLREMNVEHVQIPAVSGPGVGNGADWRQETLHTANGTATTGLTHDNSVVPMATEVNPSLYEELKLGHDRAGFKRLVS